The DNA window GGTCTTTTAAACTAGATTGCAGTTACTCTCTGGAATCCTAAACACAAACCTTTTAATCTATGTCCAAGcttacatttgtttcttttaagGGTGCtcatgtgttttgtcttttattcaGGGTCGCAGAGCTGTAAAGACAGGAACCCTGAGGTGCTGTCAGCAAGCTAAAGCTCTCATCAGGGTAATGAGTGGCTttatctctgttctttctcGCTGCACTCCCACCTCCTGCAATAGGTGGTCAGACAGCTACAGTGCCTGCTCTAATGCTCACCTCTTTCTGTACCCCCCCAAAGACAAACTCTGAGCACATTACCCAGCAGCCCTTGCGAGTGGAGATCTTGCACGCTGCTGTGATGGCCCATCAGACCTTTGCTCTCAGATTGGGCACATGGTTTCAGCAGATCATTGGTTACTCAGGTACACTacattctttgttgttgttgatgatgataataTGATATAAATTAAGATATGAAATGTGAACAGACTGAGATTATTTAGAAGTGCATGAGGTTAGTATTGCTATTGAGGTTAATATTGAATAAATTTAGGATGAAGGACAGACCTTGTCACTTGTTTCTAAAGCTCCTTCCCAAATCCACTCCTCCAATAACTTCACTCTCTTCAAATAAGAAATGACAATTtctaaaattacaaatgtaatttaaactacaataactgaaaaataatgcctatgataataaataatgctTAAGATTTTGAGTTGTACAGTATGTGTACCTTCATCTTTAAAGTGCTCTATCAGACTAGCATACAACATTGTCTCCCTCCCACCAGTGGGCTTCAGGCAGGTGTTTTGCCAGGTGGCTCTGAAGCCCAGTGCTGATGGTGAAAAACCCTGTTTGATTAGCCGTCTAATGCTACACGATGCCAGATTATATAAAGGTCAGTGCTAAATCTGCACTTCACCTGTCATGACTTTGTCTGTCATCATTATGATGTTGCCTGTTAGTTGTTATGTCTCGAGACCTCAGTTGGATAATATGCCTATACTATTGGGTCTTAACCTCCATCTGCATTGCCTTCATTAGGAGCCCGTAAAGTTATCCATGAACTGATTTTCTGCAGTCTACTGATGGAAACGGAATATAAGAGACAATTTGCCATGTTATTTACAGAGGTGGGTTTTAGTGCTTATATATTTTTCGGAAGAAAACTGTATGCACCATCTACCCatagacagcctgtatgtagCCAAACACCATCATATGTTTCTTCCTCTAGAACTATAAACAGTTGCAGGAGGATTTCATAAGTGATGACCATGAGCGGAACATCTCAATCACAGCCTTATCTGTGCAGATCTTCACTGTTCCCACTCTGgtaataataacaaacacattatatCCACATAACAGTCAGAACAGGGACACGCACTCATACAAAACTTTTCATTCTAGCAATTATGCATGTTTACAACAAGATAAACCGCGTTATAAGTTGATGAacatgttgttatttttttacatgtatttttcaAAAGTGTTGCATTAAGGCTTAAGTaatctgacaaaaataaatttccCCCTAATATTGACCTTTTGATTTCTCTGTTTGACTCTTAAGGCGAGACAGTTGATTGAGGAAGGCAGTGTGATAAAGGTGATTTTAGACACCGTCATGGAGGTGCTGAGAGAACATCTCGACAACAGCCAGCGCTTCCATTTTCAGGGCTACAATTCTGACAAGTTCTTCCGAATTCAAGTGATCTTCCATGACCTCAGGTCAGAGTTTGGTTCTAAACACAGTGAATGATGTGAAACCCTGTAATAGGGAACATGTACACCTTTTTTGAGACAGTCATGTATTTGATTTTGTTCACAGGTACATTCTGATCAGTAAACCCACAGTATGGACTGAACAGCTGAGGCAGAAGTTTCTGGAAGGTTTCAGTGACTTTCTGGAGATGCTTAGATGCATGCAGGTACTACACTTGCCCCGGAATAGGCATGAGATTATCCGTTGTAAGACTCTATCTTTGCTGTAAATGTGAGTGGCTCTTTTCCTTGTGTTAGGGaatggaggagatgaagaggcAGTTTGGCCAGCATATCGAGGTGGAGCCAGAATGGGAGGCAGGCTTCTCCATCCAGATGCAGCTACGCCACATTCTTTCTATGTTTCAGGACTGGTGTGCCTCTGACGTGAGTCACGGAAATAATGCACAAGCACTATGCAAATGAACACTTTAGGCTTTATAACATACCATGTCAAATTCCCTTAGAGAGAGTCGTAGAGAGTCTCATGAGACTATTCTTAGATTTACTTGTCACAGTTGACCTCTCTTTATTTGGCATTTATAGTTGCCTCAGGCTTATTCAAATATCACAGTGACACGACCTATGGTCCATTTTCACTTTTCGGACCCAGTGTGTTTGCTCCCTGGGTAATGAATGTTAGGTGAAACGAGCATGTTTTTCTAACAGGAGACTGTTATGGTTACAGAATGGTAGTGGAGTATGTAACAGCATGTGTGTCttaattcaagttcaagtttcaagtttggtttatggAGAGAGTCCTGGGTAATGAGTGGAGTAATCGCATGTGTCTCTTACACTGTAACGATCCCCCTGAGTTATTCGACGGGATCACCCTTATGTATGCAAAATAAAGTTGGGGTGATGTGATTCTCACTCTCACGTTCAAACATAGACCACGGTTACGAGGGAgtaacaaagtgtgtgtgtgtgtgtgtgtgtgtgttacaggagaGAGTCCTGCTGCAGGCCTTTAGGCAGTGTCACCAGGTCTTGCTACAATGCACCAACCAGCCCTTCCACAGTGAGCCAACCGACAGCTACATGCGCAAACACATCCTCCACATACGGCCCTACAGGGTCTCGCAGGAGCCTGTTTCCATCCACCTGCCCATCtccagactgctggctggtgagctttacaaaaacaaacgaaataaaacaaagatgtgtttgaaatattgtaAGACTGTGGAAAGTGCTTTCAGGGTGAATGTATCATTTGTTGAAAACTGTCAGTTAAAGCACATTTTCTCTCTGGCTGCAGGCCTGTATTTGCTCTTGTGTCGGACAGGGGCCATCAAATATCTCCCTGACTTTGTGGATCCAGTAAGTTATGATTGTAAGACTTCTGCATTTGTTCTGCATTGACCGATTTGTCTTTAGTGCCTTGCCAATTAGGCCCTCTGAATTGTGGTATGACCGTGCATAGTTATTGTATTTgaagtgtctgtgcatgtacaTTTCAGCAGCAGCTGGACCTCCCTGCACTGGTGGAACAGCCTCTGCGCTGTGTGGTTCTGGCTGCACAGGTGTCTGCAGAGATGTGGCGCAGAAATGGCCTCTCCCTTGTCAGTCAGGTTAGTGGAGGTCACAAATCCATTGTGTGTATTCTGAGCTATGACCTCTCATCTTAACTGTGTTTTAGTTACTTAGGTTCTAAATGTATATTGTGAGAAATGGAACATGACTGCACTATGTGCACACTGGCACAGGAACAGTGAGATTAAATTCTgacgtttgtgttttttgttttttggtattAGGTATACTACTATCAGGATGTTAAATGCAGAGATGAAATGTTCGATAAGGACATCATCATGCTTCAGGTACGTGTCTCATTCGGAATGCCTAGTATGATCACTGAAGCGGTGAACATGTATATGTAGAATACTgaacatgtatatttaaagtattgaatatatgtgtgtatatataggtaaagcgcgcatgcatgcatgcatatatatgtatagacaAGATTGAAAGTGCCACCCTTTCCTACCGCAGATTGCTGCTTCCAAAATGGACCCAAACCACTTCATCATGCTAATTCTAATGAGATTTGAGCTCTTCGAGGTTTTTAATGGAAATGGTTCAACTAAAGATCAGGTATGTatagacatttaaaatgatttttccaTTTGCATTAGTTTTAATTTCAGAAGGTTAGTGAATTTTGGAATTCACAGTCAGTACTGATTTAATCTGATGCACCTGCCCTGTCAGGACCTCCTGAAACAGTGGAACAGATTGACAGAAGAAATGCTGTACCTGTTTATCATCATCACAGGCAAGTCCTCTGAgcaccattgtgtgtgtgatttagttAAGCGATGGCATGGCATGACTGTGCTGATGTGCAGTAATCTGGATTATGGCCAGTTGCTTCAGAATGTATAGTGCAGTAAGCGTTCAGCTTTGATGTCCGCAAATGAAATGACACCGTAGCATACAGCCTGTCTAAGTGCACTCCTGGCTGTGTTCCTCAACCTGTTGTCTGTTGATTTTGTGGCTTCTTTAGTATCTAAAACTTAATGGTTTTCTATGTTGTGTTAATTCAGGTGAGCGGTATGTTCCTGGAATCAGCGATGTCACTAAAGAGGATGTGATAATGAGGGAAGTGATTCATCTGCTGTGTATAGAACCCATGGCTCACAGCAGCTTGGTCAAAAGCCTACCTGAAGATGTAAGACATTGTAGCACCCTTAAATATTTCTTGTAAGATATTATAATTGGAAAAATAACTGCAGCAGATgctgttgtttgtgtttcttattGTAGGAAAGTCATGAAACTGGGCTTGAAACTGTTATTTCTAAAGTTGCAACATTCAAGTGAGTCAgtcaaaaatgattaaatatctGCTTGTAAAAAGAAAGGTAtttgtttaattacttttattttcatatcgGTTTCTTTTGCAACTTTGTGTAGGAAACCAGGAGTTTCTGGTCATGGTTTATACGAAGTAAAGAAGGAATGTCTTGAGGAATTTAATCCCTTCTTTTACCATTACACCAAATCCCAACATAGCAAGGTATAGTGCGTTTACATCTGTGTTTCTATTCCATTTATTGTTGTTTCCTGCTGTGTAACTGGGCTTTGAACTCCAGGCAGAAGATGCACAGAAGAAGAGAAGGGCCCAGGAAGGCAGCGATAAAGGCAAGTGGCCTTTTCTCGAGCACGCCTCGCTGCTTTCGACCGTGGGGGTAGCTTCAGTACTGTTGGAACTTGTGTGTTTACTGCTCTGTGATGTGCAGCTCTCAGGCCCCCCCTGCCACCTGGCTTCTGCCCCGCCTTCTCCAGCATTGTTAacctgctgtgctgtgacatCTTCCTCCACGTGCTGAGGACAGTGATGCAGAGAGTGGTGGAGGAGCGGTCTGCTCTGTGGAGTGAAGCTATGGTGCAGAGGGTATGCCCACTCTCACTCATGTCCAGACTCACAATCACAAGTCTGTCATTTATGAATCTTTcataatcctgtgtgtgttgtctcaGGCGTTGCATCTTGTAGGCCAGGCATTACTGGAGGAGAAAACTCAGCTGGAGGCCGACAGCGTTGAGGACGTGATCTTTGACTTCAGTCTCAAGGCTCGAAGTGCATCACTTTTGACTTTATctcatttttaataatgtggGAAAGTGGGGACAGAAGTTAATAACTTGTTACACACAGTATACTCTCGCTCATCATCCCGTGGGTTaataacacactccacacacagtgtactcccATCCTTAATCCTACGTTTCCCTCTAGAAATTGGCACGGCTCACAGCAAGTCGTTGTTCCATTTCATTTCTAAACTGAAGGCGCTTCCTTCCCTTGAAGCTCAGAAGGATATGATTAATTGGACACTACAGGTTAGTGCTTGCTGACTTACTGGTTTCGTTGTCACCTAGACAGTGCATataagtgattatttatttcttccacAACCTTTTAGTTGTTTGAGACAGTGAAGTGCCGTCGTGAGAAATCCAGCCCTTCTGCTTCATGCACTTTGGATCAGATGAAACCTGAGGAGGTGATGAAACCCTCATAGCATTCTCACCATGTTGTGTTGGTGTAAACATCCCTATCATCTGTGTGGTTGTGCAGTGATGTGTTGATGTACAAGTGTAAACATCTCTCATTTTTTTGAGCGCAGTATTGGTGTGAACGTCCCTGTTGTCTATCTAGTTGTACAACCAAGTGTTGGTGTACTGGGGTGAACGTCCCCATCGTTTATGCTGTTGTGCAGCGGTGTGTTGGTGTATTAGTGTGAACGGCCCCATTGTCTATGCTGTTGCTGTATTGTTATGAATGTCTGTATTGCAGAGCGTTCAGGACAAAGAGAAAGCAGAGCGTAAGAGGAAGGCAGAGGCTGCCAAGCTGCACAGGCAGAAGGTCATGGCTCAGATGTCTGCCATGCAGAAGAACTTTATCGAGACTCATAAGATGCTCTATGACAACGTACCTGAGAGCGGCAGCCAGGGGGAGCCAGCGGCATGCTGGGAGAGGTGAGAAGAAGCCTGCTCCAGAGCTCCAGCAGCCCCTCCTTCTTCCTGCTAAAGAGCTTAAGTGCAAACATTCTCTTCTCATTCAGAACCAAGAGTGACACTCAGTACTTTCTGTGCTTGGACATCTAGAATAGTGTCCCTATGTGTTGTAGGACAAAATGAAGGACCGCCAATTAGCAATAACactatttctgtgtgtttgcgcaGATTAATGGACGTAGGAGAGAGGCGTGTGGCACTAGGTCCTCAGCAAGGTGTGGGTTCCTCAGACTGGGAGACTCTCACCTGCATCCTCTgccaggaggagcaggaggtgcaGGCTCTGGCTCCTGCCATGGTCCTCACCGCCTGTGTGCAGAGGTCCACATTACTCACccagagcagaggaaagagTCTCTCCTCCAATGGTTAGCTATGCTACTAACACACTCCCAGTTGGGGTTATTTGCTGAAATAAATTAACTGCTGAAGTTTGTGTTGTTGGACAGGAAGCTACCCCCTGTTCATGCCTGCTGACCTGGCTGTAGGCACACACACCGGGAGTTGTGGGCACGTCATGCATGCCATATGCTGGCAGAAGTGAGTTTCACGTCATGTACCACATCACATTTTCAATTCgataaaataacaaatgtggCTGTCAAACAAATTAAACCAAAAAACTCTTCCTAATTTTCAGTGTTTAATAGGCTGTGAGCAGAATTCAGGAGGTCCTGTATTATGTGTTTGCAGGTATTTTGAGGCTGTGCAGAACACTACTCGAAACCGGCTGCACGCAGAGTTGATCATAGACCTGGAGAATGGAGAGTACATGTGTCCACTCTGCAAGTCTCTCTGCAACACAGTGGTGCCTCTGATGCCCGTGGAGCCCTGCCAGCTCAACTAGTATGAGTCCACCACATTCAGCAGTTCAGCGTGTTATTATGAAGCTGTTCtgagtttctttctctctctgtttcttctctccCCAGTGAGAGTGCTGAGCTGGTTGGTCAGCTTCTCACTCTTCCCCGTTGGATACAGATAGTACTGGCTCGCATCAGAGGGCTCAGAGCTGCTCATGAAGCTGGTGAGATTCCTCCCCATTGGGCACACACCATTTTAAAGGCCATTTCTGGCATCTAGTGCTTAAGTAAGTaattaagtgtgtttgtgtgtgtgtgtgtgtgtgtgtgtgtgtgtgtgtgtgtgtgtgtgtgtgtgtgtgtgtgtgtgtgtgtgtgtgtgtgtgtgtgtgtgtgtgtgtgtattcagacAGTAGTGCTGAGATTGGAAAAGCTGAGTGTGGGTTCTTGgaggacaggcagacagacttCAGGTCAATCCTCAGCTTTGGAGTCCAGCCACCGTAAGTACTTCTCTCAAATAAACAGACTATAAATATGTATTGTAAAGTTTGTTATGCCAGATGGAACAGGAAGAGGACAAACTAGAAAGTGAATCTAACCTCTGCTGTGTTTGGCTCAGGCCCAAATACTCGAGCAGCATAGTGGAGATGCTGATAGTGTGTGCCACTACGGTGCACAGGGTGGGACTGCAGACTGCCCCCAATGAACTCTGCCCTTACGTGCCTGTCATGACTTGGAACACATGTGCCTACACCATCCAGGCTATGGGTGAGAGCCTTTCCCCATTCACTCCCTCAGCACATAGCCTTGCCCTGGCctggtagtgtgtgtaatctggCTATGCTCCTCCCTGTAGAGAACATGTTACAGGAAGAGGGGAAAGCACTGTTTGGCTCTCTGCAAAACAGACAGGTCTGTTCCTGAACACATGCGGTTTAGTCATTCTGCTTTTATTTGGAGTGATTGCAGTAACTGTGATCATGTTTCAGCTGGCTGGTTTGAAAGCACTGGTGCAGTTCTCAGCTGTTCAGCGATTGAAGTGCTCAGCAACTCTCATACACAATCATTTTTCACACATGCTGGCAGGTAAGGCTGCATTTTGAGTGCAGGTATGTGACAGGGAAAAGTTTAACTTTTGCTGAATGGGCTTTGATTTCACAATACTAAATATTTTGCactgtttctctttccctccctctgtctcaccctctaGTCTTGCTACCTGTCTCTCAAATTGAAAACAGCCCCTCAATATTAGAAATAGACTTATTTCATCTCTTGGTAAGAATGAGTTGTTAGCATGTTGGGTATATAAGTTTGAGAGTTGTGTGTTGAGTGTAGTAAAGTCCCTTTGTGGTTGTCTCCCAGGTGGGGCTTGTTCTGTCTATACCTGCTATGTACCAAGAGGAGAATGTTGATCTGCAGCCCTCAGCCATCAGTACAGCATACAACCACCTGCACCTCATGCACCTGGTCACAATGGCCCATGTAGTGCAGGTCATCCTGTCCTCACAAGGTACACTTTGCTTGTCAGATCTGACGTGCTGATTGCTACAATCAGCTATAATGCaagtaaatgtgtgttgtggtcacattgtgtgtgtgtgtgtgtgtgtgtgtgtgtgtgtgtgtgtgtgtgtgtgtgtgtgtgaaatcagacACCAGTGCTGTAGCTGGAGGGGCAGAGGAAAGGGAAGAGGCTGTATCTGCTGCAGCCTTGTACTGCACAATATCCCAGCACACAgacgggtgagtgtgtgtgttcctgacaCATCATACACTCCTCTATGGGCACCGTGGACTGTAATCTGTTATTACCTCTTATACAATTTCTTGGgtaatgttgtttttctctctctctctctccctccctacctccctcaGACTAAAGACAGGTGTATCAGGCTCTATGATTGCAGACCGAGTGAGGAATAGTGTTCTGCCTTTTCTTCGCTGTGCTGCAATCCTCTTTAATTGCCTTTCTGGAGTGCAACCTCCAGAGGAGCTCTTCAGCACTGCAGGTGAGATGCTGAACACATGTACCCATTTCAGGAACGTTGGCTAAAACAGAGTTGTTTAGAAGACTTTAATTACCCCGTGATGTCAAGGGTCGGAGACACCCAGCTGTGTTCctcctttgtttgtgtgtagtgtccAGTGAGGATCAGCTGACTCTGCTCTGTAGTTATCTGGCGTTGCCCTCCAACCTGTTCCAGCTCTTCCAGGATCACCGAGACATTGTCACTCCCCTTTTACAGAGGTTCGGAGCTTTAGTCGAATTATTGTATTTTCTACCTAAATTTGTCTTTTCCAAGTTCTGCAGTGTatccttttgctttttaatgttctgtgtctgtaacTCAGGTGGTGTGGAAACGCAGCCATATTAAAAGCTCTGAAGGCAGAAACGCCCATGATCAGGTGGGCTCCTCCTCTTTCCCACCTCTCTGACAGCATGCTTATTCCATCACATGAGGCAACGTTGCTTAACTTTCTAACTCAAACTACCACAGGTATCCACGTAAGAGAAACAGCCTGATAGATCTTCCCGAGGACTATAGTGTGCTGCTTAACCAAGCCAGTCATTTCAAGTAAGAGCGAATCGCTCTGCTTTGCATTATAGAGAAACACAAATCCTCCTCGTTTAAATAAAGGGCAAAGCATGATATCGTCGTAATAGATGAAAGTCGGTTTGCGTCTCCGGGTCCTTCGCAGGTGTCCCAACTCGTCGGACGAGGAGCGGAAGCACCCAACGCTGTGTCTGTTCTGCGGTGCGATGCTCTGTTCGCAGAGCCCCTGTTGCCAGGAGCAGCTGGAGGGTGAGGAGGTCGGTGCCTGCACAGCCCATGCTGCTACCTGTGGTGCTGGGGTGGGCATGTTCCTCAGGTGAGCCGCCACCGCAGCGCCCAGCACTGTGCTGGCCAAAGTATGTGTTAAAAGTAAAGCAGATCACTTTCTCTCTAGTGCAGGTCAGTGCAAGAGGGTGTGTAGGACCGTAACACTTTTGAGAAATCAATGGCTTTGGTTTTAAAATTTCCATTAGCACTTTCAGCTGGTTGTGTTACTGAACATTACTTGGTCATGTTTTACAAACAGGATAAGAGAGTGCGAGATTGTTCTGATGGCCAGTAGGACGCGAGGAAGCACATATCCAGCCCCTTACCTTGACGACTATGGAGAAACGGATCCTCAGCTAGGGTACAGTGAATCGGATATAACGAAGATAACTAAACGGAACAAATgggctttataaataaatgagtgatGTTCTTGATCTGTGTCGTGCTGAGACAGGCGTGGGAACCCTCTGCACCTGTGTCCTGAGCGCTACAGGAAGCTGCACCAGCTGTGGCTGCAGCACTGTATCCTGGAGGAGATCGCACGCAGCCTGGAGGTGCTCAACATCATGTTTGCCTTCGAATGGCAGATGTTATGAGTTCAGGGGTGGACGGAGCCAGACTACAGAAAGGAAGAGCAAAGAGCCAGAGGCCCGTGGGGAGGGAGTATCCCACTCTGCCCAGCCTCTCGCAAGTGCTGTTTTACCAGCTGACATTTGCTCTTTCAGCATTTATCTAAAGAGTAGCCGGtctggggaggggggtggcAGGGAAAGCTCAAGGTCAGGATGTTCTTTTGCCTCTTTTTCTGGTCCTTTTGCCTTTGAGGACTGGCCTCTCTGAGACATGTCCACACATGCAGCTTTAGGTTCTATTTGCTCAGCTTGATGTTTTTCCATGGTGAAGTGAACTATTGTTTTCTGCgttgttttataaatgttgaGAATCAGACTGCGAAATAGGGTTGCATTGTTTACCTGTGTGAGCATGTTCTGCTGACAAGCTGCCTATTCTTATGCACTTGTGTAAAAAGCTTCCTCTCTAGCCCTCCTCGGCCATGGACCTCTCACCTCTAATTGTCCTTACTGTGTGAAAATCTTTACAACGCTGAATATATTATACCAACATAATATATTATGCAAAAGTCCCTTAAAAGTATGTTCATTATTTCCAAATTGGCAAATTGTTTTGCCAGTTAAATTGTATACTTCTGGCAGGGTTTATGCTCTTTTTCAAATGTGATATAATACagaaacatgtatataaaacaataatggtTGATTATTTTATGATATGAATACAAGTCAAACATCATGGTACCACTACAACACAAGCAGTTCAAAGTTGATAATCATTAGATCACAAAACAGAGCTTACAGAAAACATTGATGTGTGAATTTAATCATGAACCATATTTGAGTGacagtgaaatgtgtttttacttcAGTGATGTTACTATCATATCTGTTCATTGTTCTGTTTCATATCAGATGCTTCAGTTGTTTTCAAGCTGAAGATGTGAATAGTTACACTTTGCAGTGGCTTGCTAGCAGTCCTCTGACAGGAAGTCGTCTGGAAGTCATCTTGGCTGACTAAAATAcactaatttaaaatatttcatgcCTTTACTGGTGAGCCATTTTATATAGTAGTTTCTTATAAGAACATCTTTGGAGTATTTACATACTTTGAAATGGAGTTAAGTTAATGAAGGTTAAAGGTTTAGTTAAAGTTAAAGGTTTACACTCAATGAGATCATTACTGTTCATTTTccagtattttttttgtttgtttgtggggtttattttacttttgtcttCAATGTTACATTTGGTGCACATGAGTGTCAGGATGTTCCTTAATTGTAGCATGTCTAATTTTTACCTTTTCCAGATTTTTTATCCATAATTCTGATCATAGCTCACTACTTTcatccttttaaaaatgttgaatcTAATTATATGTAATTGACACATTAAAGGGAGTCTCTTCATATGAGACATGCAGTATATGTCTACTAATCATTGCTATTTGTTGCAATATGGAAACTATGGTTCAAAATAATTTGCAACTTTCATCATCTAACATTTCAAACTTTTGTGAAACTTCTACCCAAACAAAAAAGTGCTTCAGTCTTTGTTGACATTAATCAGCATTTATAACATCAATAATAGTAAAAATGATGATTACAATGATTATTGTGGTAATGGCAGTATATTAAATTTTCTGTGCAGTTGCTTTGATATTGAAAAGGTTTCTGAGACGGTTAGTTATTCTTCTCCAGCTTCACTAGTGATAAAGGCACACTTTTGAAGATGGTACACAATtctggttttctgttttcttccagTAAACATGTTGAAATAGCACATATGATGTCTTAGGTCTGTGTCTGCCTTTTCAGATAGGAGACTAAAAGCCAAAGTCCCTAAAATCTAAGGTAAATAAATCATTGAATGTTGAGCAGAATTCTaatgtgttaaatgctgaacatCAAGCAAGAGACGTTCTCAAAATCACTCAGAAAGAATAAGATTGTGGTGTGATTTTCAATCAGTAAGGCctcaaatagcttttttttccatggcagatgtgatgtttctttttcttttaccaCTCTCACACATAGGTCTCATTCAGACATGTTTTAGGCCGTACTGTCTCCGCTGTTAGTGTATTAAATGTCTTCTCACCCTGTCACCGAATGAATAAAATGATTACGCTATTCAGACATTGTCAAAGTCCATTCATCAAAGGGTTAGAAGTCCCCGATTCATAGGACTGTTATACAAGACTGCTGTATACGACCATTAACCATTGTAAGTTGGCCAGCTGGTAAAATCTGGTAAAATCTAAAGGAACAAACTAGGACCAGGTCAAGAGGCCACAGGCATTGTTTTTGAAGGCACATTATCAAGCCCATAGATTGCTGTGGAAGGTTTGTCAATGTTGGGATCTCCGTTTGTGGCTGTGTCGATCTGATTGATTTTGCCAAGGTTTTTGAGGATATTGAAGTTGTTGCGTGCCGTTTCCACAAGGCTGTTCTCCAGTAGCCATCCGTCAGACTCCGACTCTGGGTCTCCCTGCCGTAGGACGTTCTCCATTGCAGTTTGCAGGTAGCGGACGCCAGTCAGTATTGAAAGCTGTCAGTGAAAAGAGAGATTGAGCGGAGCAAACGTTACAATCTGCTGCTTGACATcttagaaaaaag is part of the Electrophorus electricus isolate fEleEle1 chromosome 13, fEleEle1.pri, whole genome shotgun sequence genome and encodes:
- the ubr1 gene encoding E3 ubiquitin-protein ligase UBR1 isoform X1; its protein translation is MAEGEKSLNGLQICTRWLEASDWGASILHYVAEQVLHIYCLEAEPQPEQQEQQVRERILHPLECFLFGEDPCTALEKLQQRNYSASSQLCGRVFKEGETVYSCRDCAIDPTCVFCMDCFQSSVHKGHRYKMHASSGGGFCDCGDLEAWKTGPWCSQHDPGTSVAMETDECVLEVGLQERAFMLFQVLLSYITELMVWEESNELSEELQPRLKEDKYYCVLYNDEHHSYDHVIYTLQRAISCDHSEAQTHTALIDKEGRRAVKTGTLRCCQQAKALIRTNSEHITQQPLRVEILHAAVMAHQTFALRLGTWFQQIIGYSVGFRQVFCQVALKPSADGEKPCLISRLMLHDARLYKGARKVIHELIFCSLLMETEYKRQFAMLFTENYKQLQEDFISDDHERNISITALSVQIFTVPTLARQLIEEGSVIKVILDTVMEVLREHLDNSQRFHFQGYNSDKFFRIQVIFHDLRYILISKPTVWTEQLRQKFLEGFSDFLEMLRCMQGMEEMKRQFGQHIEVEPEWEAGFSIQMQLRHILSMFQDWCASDERVLLQAFRQCHQVLLQCTNQPFHSEPTDSYMRKHILHIRPYRVSQEPVSIHLPISRLLAGLYLLLCRTGAIKYLPDFVDPQQLDLPALVEQPLRCVVLAAQVSAEMWRRNGLSLVSQVYYYQDVKCRDEMFDKDIIMLQIAASKMDPNHFIMLILMRFELFEVFNGNGSTKDQDLLKQWNRLTEEMLYLFIIITGERYVPGISDVTKEDVIMREVIHLLCIEPMAHSSLVKSLPEDESHETGLETVISKVATFKKPGVSGHGLYEVKKECLEEFNPFFYHYTKSQHSKAEDAQKKRRAQEGSDKALRPPLPPGFCPAFSSIVNLLCCDIFLHVLRTVMQRVVEERSALWSEAMVQRALHLVGQALLEEKTQLEADSVEDVIFDFSLKARKIGTAHSKSLFHFISKLKALPSLEAQKDMINWTLQLFETVKCRREKSSPSASCTLDQMKPEESVQDKEKAERKRKAEAAKLHRQKVMAQMSAMQKNFIETHKMLYDNVPESGSQGEPAACWERLMDVGERRVALGPQQGVGSSDWETLTCILCQEEQEVQALAPAMVLTACVQRSTLLTQSRGKSLSSNGSYPLFMPADLAVGTHTGSCGHVMHAICWQKYFEAVQNTTRNRLHAELIIDLENGEYMCPLCKSLCNTVVPLMPVEPCQLNYESAELVGQLLTLPRWIQIVLARIRGLRAAHEADSSAEIGKAECGFLEDRQTDFRSILSFGVQPPPKYSSSIVEMLIVCATTVHRVGLQTAPNELCPYVPVMTWNTCAYTIQAMENMLQEEGKALFGSLQNRQLAGLKALVQFSAVQRLKCSATLIHNHFSHMLAVLLPVSQIENSPSILEIDLFHLLVGLVLSIPAMYQEENVDLQPSAISTAYNHLHLMHLVTMAHVVQVILSSQDTSAVAGGAEEREEAVSAAALYCTISQHTDGLKTGVSGSMIADRVRNSVLPFLRCAAILFNCLSGVQPPEELFSTAVSSEDQLTLLCSYLALPSNLFQLFQDHRDIVTPLLQRWCGNAAILKALKAETPMIRYPRKRNSLIDLPEDYSVLLNQASHFKCPNSSDEERKHPTLCLFCGAMLCSQSPCCQEQLEGEEVGACTAHAATCGAGVGMFLRIRECEIVLMASRTRGSTYPAPYLDDYGETDPQLGRGNPLHLCPERYRKLHQLWLQHCILEEIARSLEVLNIMFAFEWQML